A window of Candidatus Thermoplasmatota archaeon genomic DNA:
GATGAGGGGTTCGTCTTTTCGAAATACGGGATTGGTAGCTACGGCGAGGGCGAGATTGACAACAAGCCGCACATCGGGGAGGGTCTCGCGGACAACATCAGCATCAGGGCCTTCGGGTACAAGACACCTGGCTGGATCGTATCGGAGTTGATCTCTCCCGAGGGATTGCTGTCGTGGGGCGTGCTGGATGTTGAAGCGACCGAGCCGGAGAGGACGCAGATCGAGATTCAGGTCCTCGATGAGTCCGGTTCGTCCATACTGCAGAATATCCGTCCAGACGACTGCCCTCTCTCGCTTGACGGGCTCATCGATCCGGTTCTCTTCCCAGGTATCAAGCTGAAAGCGGTTCTCACGACGGAGAGGAACGAAACCCCATCGCTTCTTGGCTGGAACGTGAGATACCAGACTGAGGGCGTGCTGGACTTCGAATGGGACATGAACCATCTCGTCGATTCCGACAGCGATGGCAATCTCACAAACGACGCGGATGCGACCGGCCCCACGCCAACTCACATCTACGGAGACGACGGTCTCTACGTCGTCACGTTGACCGTGACAGACGGGTCTGGGCTAAGCGATTGGGATATCTGCAACATCACAGTTCTCAACATCGCCCCCTCAGTGGGGGGAGCAGAGTACTACCTCAACGCATCCTTCGCCTTCCGAATCGCGGGTGAGAAGTGGCACAACGTTGAGATATACCTGTACGAGGACGGGACGGAAGTCGGATACGCAAGCATCACTCGATATCCAGGCAGCCCGAACGAGCAGATGGCCGACCTCGGCGAGTTCTCGATAGACTTCTCGAAGACGTACTCGGCGGTGGCGTACTACACGCCCGAGGACGATCCCATCAACGGACAGATCTGGGGGGCAACACCCGCGTGGGTGATACTCGACTACGAGGACGGGGAGGAGAGGATACATCACACGTTCAACGTGAGACACGAGGACACGTGGACATGGGAGATTGATGACTTCTCGCCCTACTTCCTGGGACACAACATCACATTCATGGCGACCGCATCCGACGCGGGGAGCGACGACCTCACATTCACGTGGGACTGGGGAGACGGCAATACGACAGAGAAGGTGTACTACAATGACGGAGTCGGACCCGATCCGTATCCCTCGCCTGAAGTGAACCCGATCACGGTCACAGACACGGTTCAGTATAGCTTCACCACATCGGGAACACATACAATCACTCTCACGGTGACGGATGATGACGGCGGGACGGAAACGCTTGTCCTTGTTCTTTCGCTATGATACGTCGGCCGTTCCGGAGACCCGAGCCCGTTCCAAGACCTTGAGCGGACTTGGCCCTGTGTCGTCAATATGCCCAGCAACCATCTGAAAAGGTGCCCGCCCAGGACGGCTCCCTGCATGCAGGAGAAAAACAACAGCGGGTCTTCCGTCCTGGACGACCGACCACGGATCGGAAGGACAAACCGGGATGTAGCGTCTCCAAATCGCAGTCGGGCATGATATCAAACCACCTCCAATCCTATAAGCATTCTGGTACACCGTTTTGTATAAAGCACCGCGCAAGCATGTCACCGAACGAGAACCGGCTGAACCGCTGAGGCCTGGTGCCATGCGTCAATGCGGGCGCGGCGAGATGAACATCGGCCAACCAGCATGACCAAAGGCTTAAATGGTTTGGCTGTACTAGCAGGCGACTGAGACGTCTCCTGGACAGTATCGGGAGACGCAAGAGGAATAGAATGAACATATACGTAGGAAATCTACCGCGTGAGGTCACCGAGAGTGAACTTCTGGAGGCTTTCCAAGCCTTCGGAGAGGTCGCATCGGCCAAGATCATCACCGACAAGCTCAGCGGACAGTCGAGAGGATTCGGATTCGTTGAGATGCCGACCGATGATGAGGCCGAGAAGGCGATCACGGGCCTTGATGGAAAGGACATGAAGGGTCGGACCCTGACTGTCAACAAAGCTCGCCCCCGTTCCGATAGCGATCGGGGTCGATCAGGGCGCTCTTGGTAGGCTCTCGTTCGGAAAAACAGTTACACAATGAAGATTCACACTCGAGTTGTGGATAGGGGAGTCCCCTGAACGGTTACGGCTTTTTTGATCTCCGTTCTAGTGTTGGGTGAGATTCCATCTAGATTAGCGGGAGCGATCCTCGTGTTGGGCTTGGCCGCCCTCCCGAGCTTCCGGTCCTTCGGACATCTCAATGTCCCAAAGGGATTGACCTCAAATGCCCTATGGTAGCGGCCGCGCCATCCGTCCGCGTCCATTGCCAAGAGGTGAACCTGAGAATGAGCGATGTGCCAGCAGAAATCTATTAGTATCCAGAGAATCCTACTGGATTGGAGCGGGGGATCATGAAGGCGAGGTTTGTAGGAGCGATACTGGCGTGCGTCGTCCTTCTGTGGGGAGCTTTTGCCACCCCATGCGCAAGTGCTGAGGAGCAGGGCGGACACATTTGGCTGTCAATCGAGAACGGAGAGTACGAGGGAAACCACACGGACCCTTGGATAAACGAGAGCTGGGTGTTCGAAGCCGAATACGAGGCGAACGGCACGTTCGAGTTCAACCTGACGGTGGAGAACAGGGCATCTGAGACCACCGACG
This region includes:
- a CDS encoding PKD domain-containing protein, coding for MKRDTFGGVLLVAAIMLFPCHSGGDEPSLPSGEVVMSTDRACYYPGEYVNITATGWAGVPTIGDFPINFWAITDSAGDPVFETANLLLATGGFMGTLNGTWNQTYRFPYGQPPSGEQVPPGRYTILFYEIPRPNETVHGWIPTEIEIGECGGGPIADAGPDQTGYEGDVVQLNGTGSRGSSFGLWEDTFGNSAKISEIVNATILDGSIVLQNVSLSIMHTFDTDPGFVIEDDMPINRIWWNASRKAIQWYTDREDLLDHYEKLVGFPPFPITDSMDFSAQVDYMYWRADTYAIGDPLLLQKKESWRLGQKHGPTNNTLLVRVYGGDPDHGDLDGLFNFMIDDAGGAHIVYGIDQDKHYSELFTSRVTWDSETRTMSAHVRDDSGNIVTNGSKVLDEGFVFSKYGIGSYGEGEIDNKPHIGEGLADNISIRAFGYKTPGWIVSELISPEGLLSWGVLDVEATEPERTQIEIQVLDESGSSILQNIRPDDCPLSLDGLIDPVLFPGIKLKAVLTTERNETPSLLGWNVRYQTEGVLDFEWDMNHLVDSDSDGNLTNDADATGPTPTHIYGDDGLYVVTLTVTDGSGLSDWDICNITVLNIAPSVGGAEYYLNASFAFRIAGEKWHNVEIYLYEDGTEVGYASITRYPGSPNEQMADLGEFSIDFSKTYSAVAYYTPEDDPINGQIWGATPAWVILDYEDGEERIHHTFNVRHEDTWTWEIDDFSPYFLGHNITFMATASDAGSDDLTFTWDWGDGNTTEKVYYNDGVGPDPYPSPEVNPITVTDTVQYSFTTSGTHTITLTVTDDDGGTETLVLVLSL
- a CDS encoding RNA-binding protein, which encodes MNIYVGNLPREVTESELLEAFQAFGEVASAKIITDKLSGQSRGFGFVEMPTDDEAEKAITGLDGKDMKGRTLTVNKARPRSDSDRGRSGRSW